A DNA window from Moorella thermoacetica contains the following coding sequences:
- a CDS encoding NAD(P)/FAD-dependent oxidoreductase: MKRTDILVAGGGIAGCTAALAARRYYSDKKITLVRREVRALMPWGLAYACGAGSLNEYILGDSRLYKEGIELVIDEVTAIDPGGKRVTTAFGEKIAYDKLILAIGSSPVTSLLQGTELPGVFVLKKELPYLKSLKEHLARARNVVIVGGGLNGVELAAACSANHQLHITLVEQLPHCLSGVFNDDTCILIEEKLRRKGVAIITGAAAEGLEGCHRVEGVRLTGGRTLPADVVVLATGIVPNTLLARQAGLATDENAGILVDEYMQTSATDVFAIGDCAAQKSLVPTGGSLTRQAGPAGHEARVAAANLFGLKRAREITVKKISVAIGDLVFGSVGLIKISLAETGTGMPTTALAHDVIAKDLAVKVVYVRETGATLGAEVYGKPLIRVRETMNNLASAIERQTPFAGLALA, encoded by the coding sequence ATGAAACGCACAGACATTCTGGTTGCCGGTGGAGGTATTGCCGGGTGCACCGCGGCGCTGGCTGCCAGGCGATACTACAGCGATAAAAAAATCACCCTGGTACGCCGGGAAGTCAGGGCGCTGATGCCCTGGGGCCTTGCTTACGCCTGTGGTGCCGGGTCATTAAATGAGTATATCCTGGGCGACTCCCGGCTTTATAAAGAGGGAATTGAACTGGTAATCGATGAAGTGACGGCCATTGATCCCGGGGGTAAACGGGTTACCACTGCCTTTGGTGAAAAAATAGCTTACGATAAACTGATCCTCGCCATTGGTTCTTCGCCGGTCACTTCTTTACTTCAAGGAACGGAACTCCCGGGCGTTTTTGTTTTGAAAAAAGAGCTTCCCTACCTTAAAAGCCTTAAAGAGCACCTGGCCAGGGCCAGGAACGTGGTTATCGTTGGTGGCGGGCTAAACGGCGTAGAACTGGCAGCGGCCTGCAGCGCCAACCACCAGCTTCACATCACCCTGGTAGAACAACTACCCCATTGCCTGTCCGGGGTCTTTAATGACGATACTTGCATTTTAATAGAAGAAAAACTGCGCCGGAAGGGTGTTGCCATTATAACCGGAGCGGCAGCGGAAGGACTGGAAGGCTGCCATCGAGTAGAGGGTGTCAGGCTAACGGGTGGACGGACTTTACCTGCTGATGTGGTGGTCCTGGCCACCGGTATCGTACCCAATACCCTCCTGGCCCGGCAGGCCGGTCTGGCAACCGACGAAAATGCCGGCATCCTGGTGGATGAGTATATGCAGACCAGTGCCACCGATGTCTTTGCCATCGGCGACTGCGCCGCTCAAAAATCCCTTGTCCCTACCGGCGGTTCTCTTACCAGGCAGGCTGGACCGGCCGGCCACGAGGCCCGCGTAGCCGCCGCCAACCTCTTCGGCCTGAAGCGAGCCAGGGAAATTACTGTTAAGAAGATCTCTGTAGCTATCGGGGACCTGGTCTTTGGCTCCGTGGGCCTCATAAAAATTTCCCTTGCGGAGACCGGGACCGGAATGCCGACCACCGCCCTTGCTCACGATGTGATCGCCAAAGATCTGGCGGTCAAGGTAGTTTATGTCCGGGAAACCGGGGCCACCCTGGGCGCTGAGGTCTACGGTAAACCCCTCATCCGGGTGCGGGAAACCATGAACAATCTCGCGTCTGCTATTGAACGGCAAACACCCTTTGCCGGTCTGGCCCTGGCCTAA
- a CDS encoding ECF transporter S component yields MIVAFWRKMLFPLALVFILGLLLASIKINALLLGQGWGLLALLIIIIALALMYWGFEQGRVSSREVAVIAMLGTIAAAGRVPFAGLPNIQPTTFMVIISGFVFGPRAGFMVGSTAGLVSNFFLGQGPWTPWQMFAWGLAGTSAGVLKIFFPRAGNKVMTVFSFLWGYLFGWIMNLWTWTGFIHPLTWQSFVATYAASFWLDTIHALGNAAFYLFFGSSFVKILQRFRRRLEVRLLPTDS; encoded by the coding sequence ATGATAGTGGCGTTTTGGCGTAAAATGCTTTTTCCCCTGGCCCTGGTGTTTATCCTGGGCTTGTTGCTGGCCAGCATCAAGATCAATGCACTTCTTTTAGGCCAGGGGTGGGGTTTGCTGGCATTGTTGATAATCATTATTGCCCTGGCCCTAATGTACTGGGGTTTTGAACAGGGCAGGGTATCCTCCCGGGAGGTGGCCGTAATTGCCATGCTGGGCACCATTGCCGCCGCTGGTCGCGTCCCCTTTGCAGGTTTGCCCAACATCCAGCCTACCACTTTTATGGTAATTATCTCGGGATTTGTTTTCGGGCCGCGGGCCGGGTTTATGGTCGGGTCCACGGCGGGTTTGGTTTCTAACTTTTTCTTGGGCCAAGGGCCGTGGACGCCCTGGCAGATGTTTGCCTGGGGGCTGGCCGGCACCTCGGCGGGTGTGTTGAAAATTTTCTTTCCCCGTGCGGGTAATAAGGTAATGACGGTTTTTAGCTTTCTCTGGGGGTACCTTTTTGGCTGGATTATGAACCTGTGGACCTGGACGGGCTTTATCCACCCCTTGACCTGGCAGTCCTTTGTGGCCACCTATGCCGCCAGCTTCTGGCTGGATACCATCCATGCCCTGGGGAACGCCGCCTTTTATCTATTCTTTGGCTCCAGCTTCGTAAAAATCCTGCAGCGTTTCCGCCGCAGGCTGGAGGTGAGGTTACTTCCCACTGACAGTTAA